In Microtus ochrogaster isolate Prairie Vole_2 unplaced genomic scaffold, MicOch1.0 UNK3, whole genome shotgun sequence, the following proteins share a genomic window:
- the LOC101981960 gene encoding cystatin-S-like translates to MAGLLHAPLLMLTTLMVALNLSLSPLLVHTLQNDTEKFSVQKIGAPEALQYAVSKYNENSNDLYQDVVVEVKDTKVQHEEDGTKYLFHVILGQCICLKSKSSFASCPLNYLEERKNCHFEVYVEQLENQTSLTSSKCNK, encoded by the exons ATGGCCGGTCTACTCCATGCTCCACTACTCATGCTGACCACTCTCATGGTGGCTCTGAACCTGAGCCTGAGCCCTTTGTTGGTTCACACTCTGCAGAATGACACAGAAAAATTCAGTGTGCAGAAGATTGGGGCCCCAGAGGCACTGCAATATGCTGTCAGCAAATACAATGAAAACAGCAATGACTTGTATCAGGATGTTGTTGTGGAAGTGAAAGATACAAAAGTCCAG CATGAAGAAGATGGAACAAAATATCTCTTCCATGTGATCCTAGGCCAATGTATATGTTTGAAGTCCAagtcttcctttgcttcctgtcCCTTAAATTATCTGGAAGAG CGAAAAAACTGCCATTTTGAGGTTTATGTTGAGCAATTGGAGAACCAGACGTCCCTGACAAGTTCCAAATGTAACAAAAT